Proteins from one Romboutsia sp. CE17 genomic window:
- a CDS encoding RNA-binding S4 domain-containing protein, with the protein MRLDKYLKVSRIIKRRTVAKEACDKGIVTINGKPAKSSSEVNVGDLLEIQFGEKKMKFKINEIKEHVLKNDAKEMYDIIE; encoded by the coding sequence ATGAGATTAGATAAGTATTTAAAAGTATCTAGAATAATTAAAAGAAGAACTGTCGCAAAGGAAGCTTGTGATAAAGGTATTGTAACTATAAATGGAAAGCCTGCAAAATCTTCATCTGAAGTAAATGTGGGAGATCTATTAGAAATACAATTCGGTGAAAAGAAAATGAAGTTTAAGATAAATGAGATAAAAGAACATGTGTTAAAAAATGATGCAAAAGAAATGTACGATATAATAGAATAA
- a CDS encoding FtsB family cell division protein, translating to MKIQKKFSGQYIGLCMFLISIVFSMIGGFGFQISKYKTYSSEIKSLSKQIDQADKEIKELKSIESGQSEEDLESIARIRLNMVKPNEIVYMIEK from the coding sequence ATGAAAATACAAAAGAAGTTCTCTGGTCAATATATAGGTCTATGTATGTTTTTAATTTCTATAGTTTTCTCAATGATAGGTGGATTTGGATTTCAAATTTCTAAATATAAAACATATAGCTCTGAAATAAAATCACTTAGTAAGCAAATAGATCAAGCTGATAAAGAAATTAAAGAGCTTAAATCCATAGAATCTGGTCAGAGCGAAGAAGACTTGGAGTCGATTGCAAGAATACGTTTAAATATGGTTAAGCCAAATGAGATTGTTTATATGATCGAAAAATAG
- a CDS encoding putative polysaccharide biosynthesis protein produces MDNNKNKDSFLKGAIILGVAGIIVKIMGAFFRIPLGRLIGSEGMGYYQAAYPVYTLFLTLATAGFPTALAKLVSEKTAIGDHKGANKIFKVAYIVLLITGLVSFAILFFGADYIVTDLMNNPGAHYAMLAIAPALLFVPAMSSYRGYFQGKRDMSKIAVSQITEQFFRVILGIGLAYYFMQKNGPEMGAAGAIAGATIGAIGSITYLIIAYLREAKQRKADIKASKRFKDESVSRILKKILLVAIPITIGASVMPLVNMMDNVIVIRRLVEGGFTSEQAVSLFGQLTGMAMAIVNLPSVITSAIGMSLVPSISESFALGKVGKARKETRSAIKVTLLVVLPCAFGIASLAGPIMKLLYPDEPAFLGTILFTISPAIIFLGLIFSLNGILQGMGKPMIPVMALSIGMLFKIIISYSLTVIPEINVLGSGLGTVTAYAVASLIELHFVKKYMGVKFGKKEFIIKPLITVLTMFVAVKLSYGFMSGAIGNTLSTLVSICIGAVVYVLVLLGIGGIRKEELLIMPKGEKIYKLLRKLNLMK; encoded by the coding sequence ATGGATAATAACAAAAACAAGGACTCTTTCCTTAAGGGAGCAATTATACTTGGAGTAGCAGGTATAATTGTTAAAATAATGGGTGCATTCTTTAGAATACCTCTTGGAAGATTAATAGGGTCAGAAGGTATGGGCTATTACCAAGCTGCATATCCTGTGTATACTTTATTTCTGACTCTAGCAACAGCAGGATTTCCAACAGCTCTAGCTAAGCTAGTATCGGAAAAGACTGCGATAGGTGACCATAAAGGTGCCAACAAAATATTTAAAGTTGCATATATAGTTTTACTAATAACTGGTTTAGTATCATTTGCAATATTATTCTTTGGAGCAGATTATATAGTTACGGATTTAATGAATAATCCAGGCGCACATTACGCAATGTTAGCAATAGCACCTGCACTTTTATTCGTACCAGCAATGTCTTCGTATAGAGGATATTTCCAAGGTAAAAGGGATATGAGCAAAATAGCTGTTTCACAAATAACAGAACAGTTTTTTAGAGTTATATTAGGAATAGGTCTTGCGTATTATTTTATGCAAAAAAATGGACCTGAAATGGGTGCAGCAGGAGCTATAGCAGGAGCAACAATAGGTGCTATAGGATCAATTACATATTTAATAATTGCTTATCTTAGAGAAGCTAAGCAACGTAAAGCAGATATAAAAGCAAGTAAGAGATTTAAAGATGAAAGTGTTTCTAGAATACTAAAGAAAATATTACTAGTTGCGATACCAATAACAATAGGTGCTTCAGTAATGCCTTTAGTTAACATGATGGATAATGTGATTGTTATAAGAAGACTTGTTGAAGGTGGATTTACATCAGAACAAGCAGTGTCTTTATTTGGTCAGTTAACAGGTATGGCGATGGCTATAGTTAATTTACCTTCAGTAATAACTTCTGCTATAGGTATGAGCTTAGTTCCATCTATATCAGAATCATTTGCTTTAGGTAAAGTAGGTAAGGCTAGAAAAGAAACTAGAAGTGCAATAAAAGTAACTTTATTAGTTGTTTTACCTTGTGCATTTGGTATAGCATCTCTAGCGGGACCAATAATGAAATTACTATATCCTGATGAACCTGCATTTTTAGGTACAATATTATTTACAATATCTCCTGCTATAATATTTTTAGGATTGATATTTAGTTTAAATGGTATACTTCAAGGTATGGGTAAACCGATGATACCTGTTATGGCCTTAAGTATAGGTATGCTGTTTAAAATAATAATAAGTTACTCATTAACTGTAATACCTGAAATTAATGTATTAGGATCAGGTTTAGGTACAGTAACGGCATATGCTGTAGCATCATTAATTGAGCTACACTTTGTCAAGAAATATATGGGTGTTAAATTTGGTAAAAAAGAATTTATTATAAAACCACTAATAACAGTTTTAACTATGTTCGTAGCTGTTAAGTTATCTTATGGATTTATGAGTGGGGCTATTGGAAATACATTATCGACATTAGTTTCAATATGTATTGGTGCAGTAGTTTATGTTTTAGTTTTATTAGGAATAGGCGGAATTAGAAAAGAAGAACTTTTAATTATGCCAAAAGGTGAAAAAATTTATAAGCTTTTAAGAAAGTTAAATCTTATGAAATAA
- the yabQ gene encoding spore cortex biosynthesis protein YabQ: MIPFTQDLSAFYATIYGGIAVGLLFDIYRSFRQNFKLIRYMSLLFDALFWVVVTILTFITINAVENFNLRYYHMVALFIGFLIYYSTISKFVLAGLNKLIFFITNLFKKTVHYIVGILNNLYYVIIYSLHLLFDIIFYIPNMFLATRKYIKRKSMGRLKIKKRV; encoded by the coding sequence ATGATACCATTTACACAAGATTTAAGTGCATTTTATGCAACTATTTACGGTGGCATAGCTGTAGGATTATTATTTGATATCTATAGAAGTTTTAGACAAAATTTTAAGCTTATAAGATATATGTCTCTTTTATTTGATGCTCTGTTTTGGGTTGTTGTTACTATACTAACTTTTATAACCATAAATGCCGTAGAAAATTTTAATTTGAGATACTACCACATGGTCGCTTTATTTATTGGATTTTTGATATATTATAGCACCATAAGTAAATTTGTTTTGGCAGGGTTGAATAAATTAATTTTTTTCATAACAAATTTATTCAAAAAAACTGTACATTACATAGTCGGTATTTTGAACAATTTGTATTACGTTATTATCTATTCTTTGCACCTATTATTTGATATCATATTTTATATACCTAATATGTTTTTAGCTACTAGAAAATATATCAAAAGAAAATCTATGGGTAGATTAAAGATAAAAAAAAGGGTGTAA
- the mazG gene encoding nucleoside triphosphate pyrophosphohydrolase, whose amino-acid sequence MGKINIVGLGPGDETLISQGALDILKSSSRIYLRTEKHPTVDKLKDSITYTNLDYFYDNEENFENVYREIAEFIIEKSYEGDLVYAVPGHPRVAERTVSQIEAIAKLKGIEVEVIASMSFVDAMFNYLAIDPANGFKLVDAFEIENSYIDTNTSMIITQVYDHFIASNVKLRLMECYDYDQEVCIVNGAGVKALESKKYVPLHELDRAENLFNYLTSVYIPKSSKKMYNNIHDLEEIMETLRGPEGCDWDKKQDHESLKKYIIEEAYELCQAIDNDDIDEMIEELGDVLLQVIFHCQIGKETGFFDLSEVLNSICNKLIYRHPHVFKNINIDMNNFDKTWEDLKRKEKGESTVTEGLTRIPNHLPALIKAEKIQKKAALVGFDWDDISDVYKKIEEEYKELLDECKEGNIKYIKEELGDLLFSIVNLARFLKLDPEEALNMTNDKFIKRFKFIEDSAINSDKKLEDMTLEEMDKLWEKAKFK is encoded by the coding sequence ATGGGAAAGATAAATATCGTAGGACTTGGACCAGGGGATGAAACTCTTATTAGCCAAGGTGCATTAGATATTTTAAAATCAAGTTCTAGAATTTATCTAAGAACTGAAAAGCATCCAACTGTAGATAAACTAAAGGATAGCATTACATATACTAATTTAGATTATTTTTATGATAATGAAGAAAACTTTGAAAATGTATATAGAGAAATTGCTGAGTTTATAATAGAAAAATCATATGAAGGTGATTTAGTATATGCTGTTCCAGGGCATCCAAGGGTAGCAGAAAGAACTGTAAGCCAAATAGAAGCTATTGCTAAGCTAAAAGGTATCGAAGTTGAAGTTATAGCTTCTATGAGCTTTGTAGACGCAATGTTTAACTATTTGGCTATTGACCCAGCTAATGGATTTAAGTTAGTAGATGCTTTTGAAATAGAAAATTCATATATAGATACAAATACAAGTATGATAATTACTCAAGTATATGATCATTTTATAGCTTCAAATGTTAAATTAAGATTAATGGAATGCTATGATTATGACCAAGAAGTATGTATAGTAAATGGTGCAGGTGTCAAAGCTTTAGAAAGTAAGAAATATGTTCCATTACATGAATTAGATAGAGCGGAAAACTTATTTAATTATTTAACTAGTGTTTATATACCAAAGAGCTCTAAAAAAATGTATAATAATATACATGACTTAGAGGAAATAATGGAAACACTTAGAGGTCCAGAAGGTTGTGATTGGGACAAAAAGCAAGATCATGAAAGTTTAAAAAAATATATAATAGAAGAAGCATACGAGCTTTGCCAAGCAATTGATAATGATGATATCGATGAAATGATAGAAGAGTTAGGAGATGTGCTTTTACAAGTTATTTTCCACTGTCAAATAGGTAAAGAAACAGGTTTCTTTGATCTATCAGAAGTATTAAATAGTATATGTAATAAGCTTATATATAGACATCCACATGTTTTTAAAAATATTAATATAGACATGAATAATTTTGATAAAACTTGGGAAGATTTGAAAAGGAAAGAAAAAGGCGAATCTACAGTAACTGAAGGGTTAACTAGAATTCCAAATCATTTACCAGCTCTAATAAAAGCAGAAAAAATACAAAAAAAAGCAGCATTAGTAGGTTTTGACTGGGATGATATAAGTGATGTATATAAAAAAATTGAAGAAGAATACAAAGAATTACTTGACGAATGTAAAGAAGGAAATATAAAATACATAAAGGAAGAACTAGGAGATTTGCTGTTCTCTATTGTAAATTTAGCTAGATTTTTAAAGTTAGATCCAGAAGAAGCTTTAAATATGACTAATGATAAATTTATAAAAAGATTTAAATTTATTGAAGATAGTGCAATAAATTCTGATAAGAAATTAGAAGATATGACACTTGAGGAAATGGATAAACTTTGGGAAAAAGCGAAATTTAAATAA
- a CDS encoding Ppx/GppA phosphatase family protein: protein MKIGAIDIGTNSMRLLVCDFINDELLNRKKFVNTTRIGKGVDEYGFISQEAIRRNIDALKEFYKLSKSEGCDYIYCIGTSALRDSKNGDDFVRIAKEEIDIDIEIISGEEESNLGFLGVLKGANENDDILVIDIGGGSTEFILGNMDGIKFSKSENVGALRMTEKFLTTDIVDNYEFDMMSEFIENEIRETLESLKEKHINKLVGIGGTITSLSAINQELEVYSMEKIHNSVVTIDDIENILQNLKKMTLNDKKSLKGLQSKRADIITAGVKILHIIMEKLELREIIVSEYDNLEGLICLKSKKLS from the coding sequence ATGAAAATAGGAGCTATAGATATTGGTACAAATTCTATGAGACTATTAGTTTGTGATTTTATTAATGATGAATTATTAAATAGAAAGAAGTTTGTCAATACTACTAGAATTGGAAAAGGTGTTGATGAATATGGATTTATATCACAAGAAGCGATTAGAAGAAATATTGATGCGCTAAAAGAATTTTATAAACTTAGTAAGTCAGAAGGTTGCGATTATATTTACTGTATTGGAACATCGGCATTAAGAGACAGTAAAAATGGAGATGATTTTGTTAGGATAGCTAAAGAAGAGATAGATATAGATATTGAAATTATTAGCGGTGAAGAAGAATCAAATTTAGGATTCTTGGGAGTTCTTAAAGGTGCAAATGAAAACGATGATATATTAGTTATTGATATAGGTGGAGGATCGACAGAGTTTATATTGGGGAATATGGATGGGATTAAGTTTTCAAAAAGTGAAAATGTTGGAGCCCTTAGAATGACTGAAAAATTTTTAACTACTGATATAGTTGACAATTATGAATTTGATATGATGAGCGAGTTTATAGAAAATGAGATTAGAGAAACATTAGAATCATTAAAAGAGAAACATATTAATAAACTTGTTGGTATAGGGGGAACTATAACTTCGTTATCAGCAATAAATCAAGAGTTAGAAGTGTATTCTATGGAAAAAATACATAATAGCGTTGTTACGATAGATGATATAGAAAATATTCTACAAAATTTAAAAAAAATGACATTAAATGATAAGAAGTCTCTAAAAGGACTACAAAGTAAGCGAGCAGATATTATAACTGCTGGTGTAAAAATTTTACATATAATAATGGAAAAATTAGAATTAAGAGAGATAATAGTAAGTGAGTATGATAATTTGGAAGGCTTAATATGTCTAAAATCAAAAAAACTGTCTTAA
- the yabP gene encoding sporulation protein YabP, translating into MEHNITLKDRSNLVISGVEHIYSFNDKKVEIKTSAGEMVIEGEELDMSKLNLEESIISIDGTINSIVYAKPKKTQENIFKKVFK; encoded by the coding sequence ATGGAACATAACATAACTCTAAAAGATAGAAGTAATTTAGTTATTTCTGGTGTAGAGCATATATACTCTTTTAATGATAAGAAGGTAGAGATAAAAACTTCTGCAGGCGAAATGGTAATAGAAGGTGAAGAGTTAGATATGAGCAAACTTAATTTAGAAGAAAGTATCATAAGTATAGATGGTACTATTAATTCTATAGTATATGCGAAGCCTAAAAAAACACAAGAAAATATATTTAAAAAGGTGTTTAAGTAG
- a CDS encoding stage V sporulation T C-terminal domain-containing protein, with translation MRATGIVRRIDDLGRVVIPKEIRKTLRIREGDPLEIFTAKDGEVILKKYSPIGELTEFSQEYAETLGEVLGCGIAVTDLDSIIAVCKLPKKEYKEKSISKELEQLIENRETKLLKDNKILPLYKDDSGEYTGQIIMPIVSSSGDCIGSITVVSKENETLPEGIEKMLKVASNFLGKQVQ, from the coding sequence ATGAGAGCAACAGGAATAGTTAGAAGAATAGATGATCTTGGAAGAGTTGTTATTCCAAAAGAAATAAGAAAAACTTTAAGAATAAGAGAAGGAGATCCTCTTGAGATATTTACAGCAAAAGATGGAGAGGTAATATTAAAAAAATACTCTCCAATAGGAGAATTAACAGAATTTTCTCAAGAGTATGCCGAAACGTTAGGAGAAGTTCTTGGGTGCGGAATTGCAGTAACAGATTTAGATTCAATAATAGCCGTGTGCAAGCTACCTAAAAAAGAATATAAAGAAAAAAGTATAAGTAAAGAGTTAGAACAATTAATAGAAAATAGAGAAACTAAATTACTTAAAGATAATAAAATTTTACCTCTATATAAAGATGATTCGGGAGAGTATACTGGACAAATTATCATGCCTATAGTTAGTTCTTCAGGAGATTGTATCGGATCTATAACAGTAGTTTCTAAAGAAAATGAAACACTTCCAGAGGGAATAGAAAAAATGCTTAAAGTAGCTTCTAATTTTTTAGGAAAACAAGTTCAATAA
- a CDS encoding HU family DNA-binding protein, with amino-acid sequence MNKAELVTKMAEKSELTKKEAEAALNAFMQSVEEALVEGDKVQLVGFGTFETRERAARQGRNPRNPEEVIEIPASKAPVFKAGKSLKEVINK; translated from the coding sequence GTGAACAAAGCTGAATTAGTAACAAAAATGGCAGAAAAAAGTGAATTAACTAAAAAAGAAGCAGAGGCTGCATTAAATGCATTCATGCAATCTGTAGAAGAAGCTTTAGTTGAAGGAGATAAAGTACAATTAGTAGGATTTGGTACTTTTGAAACTAGAGAAAGAGCTGCTAGACAAGGTAGAAATCCAAGAAATCCAGAAGAAGTTATAGAAATACCAGCTTCTAAGGCTCCAGTATTCAAAGCTGGAAAGTCTTTAAAAGAAGTTATAAACAAGTAA
- the spoIIE gene encoding stage II sporulation protein E produces the protein MERTINSLKSRDVKLSNIRISKFFDTNTIIFILMGFLLSRSLLIDSMAPLGVAFFLCICKFDRYKYPVFTSTLLGIVLSGNSTSAIFKYSIALTAILAFSIYLKKIPSIFKISIVGVSILLAISIGQTLVGSKYIYDLFLIGMEVVILFISTYVFSFGVSLIINANNRVSVRLEEAISISLLVTFSIMGIGNITTFGISIRSVLSTILILVASIVGGSGMGATSGVVVGIAFIINNITSAVYMGIYSFAGLVGGAFNRLNRYFCILGYILSWIIMYSYTSGLSSNIMEIRDILIASLVVILLPKSFFNRVEKLVKSNIDSNELVYDYIDRSKKLTNSRLMDMHKTYTELANTFDKIRERDNIINEKDITNLIDMVHNDECYNCSMKRVCWETRFNHTYKLMYRLIENIEEYGQATAKTIPEEFRKECMKPEMIAKVANYYYKLFVLDYDWNNKFIESRRLIANQIRNISKSIEDLSKDLETNISIDLEKEKEISDELERNNININRINYISKDKEDFEIIIDKRTCSNGCLCDKKLVNIIEDCLDQKLSVQKIGCHSLASNCTIKLTKAQVYKAVTEVASMSRDGHILSGDNYTHMEVSDGKYIMAISDGMGKGKKAYDESSVTIDILEKMIDAKIEHEIIIDTINNMLLLKSSDEMFSTLDLGMIDLKKGSLETVKMGSCPSYIKRNNGEVDLISSSSLPVGILSDVKMDRHRTKINTGDYIVMVSDGIIDAGKSNDFGENWLIYFLQKMNSTNPKEIADKILDRALELQLGEVEDDMTVLVTKIFT, from the coding sequence ATGGAAAGAACTATTAATTCTTTAAAAAGTAGAGATGTTAAATTAAGTAATATTAGAATAAGTAAATTCTTTGATACTAATACAATTATATTCATATTAATGGGATTTTTACTAAGTAGATCTCTCTTAATTGATTCTATGGCTCCATTAGGAGTAGCATTTTTCTTATGTATATGTAAGTTTGATAGATATAAATACCCCGTATTTACATCTACTCTATTAGGTATAGTTTTATCTGGAAATAGTACTAGCGCCATTTTTAAATATTCTATAGCGCTAACGGCTATTTTAGCATTTAGTATTTATTTAAAGAAAATACCTTCTATTTTTAAAATTAGTATAGTAGGGGTATCTATACTTTTGGCGATTTCAATTGGACAGACATTAGTGGGAAGTAAGTATATTTATGACTTATTTTTGATAGGTATGGAAGTTGTAATATTATTTATATCTACATATGTATTTTCATTTGGAGTATCGCTAATTATAAATGCAAATAATCGGGTCTCAGTACGGCTTGAAGAAGCAATATCTATAAGTCTACTAGTTACATTTAGCATTATGGGAATTGGAAATATAACTACATTTGGAATATCTATTAGATCTGTATTATCAACAATTTTAATTTTAGTAGCATCTATAGTTGGTGGTTCAGGTATGGGAGCTACAAGCGGTGTTGTAGTTGGTATTGCATTTATAATAAACAATATAACATCTGCAGTTTATATGGGGATATATTCATTTGCAGGATTAGTAGGAGGAGCGTTTAATAGACTAAATAGATATTTCTGTATATTAGGATATATATTAAGTTGGATAATTATGTATTCTTATACATCTGGACTTAGTTCAAATATTATGGAAATAAGAGATATCTTAATTGCATCATTGGTAGTGATTTTATTGCCAAAGTCATTTTTTAATAGAGTTGAAAAGCTAGTAAAAAGTAATATAGATTCAAATGAGCTAGTTTATGATTATATAGATAGAAGTAAAAAACTTACTAATAGTAGACTTATGGACATGCACAAGACTTATACTGAACTTGCTAATACATTCGATAAAATTAGAGAAAGAGATAATATAATAAATGAAAAAGATATAACAAATCTAATAGATATGGTTCATAATGATGAATGTTATAACTGTAGTATGAAGAGAGTATGTTGGGAGACTAGATTTAATCATACTTACAAATTGATGTATAGATTAATAGAAAATATAGAGGAGTATGGACAAGCTACTGCAAAAACTATACCAGAAGAATTTAGAAAAGAATGTATGAAGCCTGAGATGATAGCAAAAGTAGCCAATTATTATTATAAGCTTTTTGTATTAGATTATGATTGGAATAATAAGTTTATTGAAAGTAGAAGATTAATAGCAAATCAAATTAGAAATATATCAAAATCTATAGAAGATTTATCTAAGGATTTAGAAACAAATATCAGTATAGATCTAGAAAAAGAAAAAGAAATTTCAGATGAACTAGAAAGAAATAATATTAATATAAATAGAATAAATTACATTAGTAAAGATAAAGAGGATTTTGAAATAATTATAGATAAAAGAACATGTAGTAATGGTTGCTTATGTGATAAGAAATTAGTCAATATAATAGAAGATTGTTTGGATCAAAAGCTATCTGTACAAAAAATTGGATGCCATTCATTAGCTTCTAATTGTACTATTAAACTAACAAAAGCTCAAGTATATAAGGCTGTTACTGAGGTGGCTTCTATGTCTAGAGATGGACATATACTTTCAGGAGATAATTATACTCATATGGAAGTTAGTGATGGAAAATATATTATGGCTATTAGTGATGGAATGGGAAAAGGCAAAAAGGCTTATGATGAATCATCTGTAACTATAGATATATTAGAAAAAATGATAGATGCAAAAATAGAACATGAAATAATTATCGATACTATAAATAATATGCTATTGTTAAAGTCTTCAGATGAAATGTTTTCAACTTTAGATTTAGGGATGATTGACTTAAAAAAAGGTAGTTTAGAAACTGTAAAAATGGGATCTTGCCCATCTTATATAAAACGAAATAATGGTGAGGTAGATCTAATATCTTCATCTTCTTTACCAGTAGGAATTTTATCTGATGTTAAGATGGATAGACATAGAACTAAAATTAATACAGGAGACTATATAGTTATGGTTTCAGATGGAATTATTGATGCTGGAAAAAGTAATGATTTCGGAGAAAATTGGTTAATATATTTCTTGCAGAAAATGAATTCAACTAATCCAAAAGAAATAGCTGATAAAATATTAGATAGGGCTTTAGAGCTACAGTTAGGTGAGGTAGAAGACGATATGACTGTATTGGTAACGAAAATATTTACTTAA
- a CDS encoding peptidylprolyl isomerase, with protein sequence MKKIGTLLLSVILGIGMIGCSSTDKNENIATVNGNGITLGNYEKVLELNKQSIEMYYGESIWDQEVEEGVKYKDTFKEMVLDQMVYTEAIYEAAKKENLLPTEEEVNNEIKDFKAQLEENEDYKKQLDKIGIDDNFLKYQFERDLASEKYKENFNKNNSISEKEMKTYYDEHKDEFYVDEVEASHILIKTTDDNGNELSDKKKEEAKKKAEEILEKAKSGEEFSKLAKEYSEDTVSAENGGDLGFFGKGEMVEPFEEAAFSMKVGEISDLVESDYGYHIIKVTDKVDEQKPFDEVKDTIKTTLEDEKYNSQVEKLKEESKVETNKELLEKVTVK encoded by the coding sequence TTGAAAAAAATAGGAACTTTACTCCTGTCTGTTATTTTAGGGATAGGAATGATTGGGTGTAGTAGCACGGATAAAAATGAAAATATAGCTACTGTAAATGGAAATGGAATAACACTAGGAAACTATGAAAAGGTACTTGAACTTAATAAACAATCAATAGAAATGTACTATGGAGAAAGTATCTGGGATCAAGAAGTTGAAGAAGGTGTAAAATACAAAGATACATTCAAAGAAATGGTTCTAGACCAAATGGTATATACAGAAGCTATTTATGAAGCTGCTAAGAAGGAAAACCTGCTTCCAACGGAAGAAGAAGTTAATAATGAAATAAAAGATTTTAAAGCTCAGTTAGAAGAAAATGAAGATTATAAAAAACAGTTAGATAAAATAGGTATTGATGATAATTTCTTAAAATATCAATTTGAAAGAGATTTAGCTAGTGAAAAATATAAAGAAAACTTTAATAAAAATAATTCAATAAGTGAAAAAGAGATGAAAACATACTACGATGAACATAAAGATGAGTTTTACGTAGATGAGGTAGAAGCATCTCATATATTAATAAAGACAACTGATGATAATGGAAATGAATTAAGTGACAAAAAGAAAGAAGAAGCTAAGAAAAAAGCTGAAGAAATATTAGAAAAGGCTAAGTCAGGAGAAGAGTTTTCTAAGTTAGCAAAAGAATATTCTGAAGATACAGTATCAGCTGAAAATGGTGGAGACTTAGGATTCTTTGGAAAGGGAGAAATGGTAGAACCATTTGAAGAAGCCGCATTTTCAATGAAAGTAGGAGAAATATCAGATTTAGTAGAAAGTGATTATGGATACCATATAATAAAAGTAACTGACAAAGTAGATGAACAAAAACCATTTGATGAAGTGAAAGATACAATAAAAACAACATTAGAAGATGAAAAATATAACTCTCAAGTTGAAAAGTTAAAAGAAGAATCTAAAGTAGAAACGAATAAAGAGTTATTAGAAAAAGTAACTGTGAAATAA